Part of the bacterium genome, CTGCCCTTCGTTCCACATCTGTTATCCCTGAAGGGACAGCTACAACAACTCTCGGTCTTACAAACAGTCCCTTAACTTGAACTTGATGAATGAAAGTTCTAATCATTTCTTCAGTAATCGCAAAATCTGCTATAACACCGTGTTTCATTGGTCTTATAGCCTTAACAGTATCCGGAGTTCTACCCAGCATTTTTCTTGCTTCCTCTCCAACTGCTATTGGTTTATGTGAATTTGCATCAATAGCTACAACTGTTGGCTCGTTTAATACTATTCCCCTCCCCTTCACATATACAAGTGTAGTAGCAGTCCCAAGGTCAATTCCTACATCGTGGCCAAGGAATTTACTAAATATATCTTTAAGAGCCATAACGTCCCCCACATACACTTACACAGACTCCACATATATAAACTCCTATCCCTTTTAATTTGCTAAACTCCCTCAATTTACTAATGCACTTTCCCTTATCATACCCAGATTCAGTGATAGCAAGCGCAGGACACACTTCTATACACTTTTTGCAATCATTGCATCCACCATCACTTATTGGTTTATCCAGCTTTAGTGGAAAATCAGTCAAGATAGTAGCATACCTAACCTTAGCACCATAATCTGGATTTACAAGAAGACCAGAGCGTCCAATCCACCCGAGACCGCATTCCCTACCTATTAGTGAATGAGGAAGATGCCCAATCTGGTATTCCCAATCAACTGTCTGAGATGCAGGTATTGCAACTGCATTTTTGCCTTTGGACTGAATAAAGTTTGACACCTGCTCAGCAACTTGGTCGAGTATCCAATTCACAGTTTTATAGTGATGTTTATAAATTAAAGTAGGTGCTCCTTTAATTGTTGAAAGTACCGAATCCGAAAGCCTATATCCAATAGAGATACCATAAGGTAAGCTTTCTGCCACTTCTCTTATAGAAGGGTGAAATTTCTCCTTTAACTTCTCAATATTACAGACTCCAAAAAGTGCAATTCCTTTATTAACAACGAACTCTTTAATTTCACTGTAATTTTTTTCTTCCTTCACTTCCTAATTTTACTCAAAGACGCTCTAATGTCAAGATATAATTTTCATGAGACTACTCAAAATTTAACAATTTTCAAATAGAGTATTGAAAAATAGGTAAACTTTATGTCAATATTTTACTTGACACATCTTACAAATTTCAGTAAAATCTACCAACAATGGTACAAATAGCGCCTTCATTACTTTCGTGTGATTTTTCTTGTCTTGAGCATGAGATTCGTACAGTAGAGGTAGCAGGTGCAGATTTATTACATCTTGATGTTATGGATGGTCACTTTGTCCCAAATCTCACTTTTGGGCCAGTTGTGATTAAAGGCATTCGTAAACTAACTTCGTTACCCCTTGATGCTCATTTAATGGTTGAGACTCCCGAGCGCTGGGTTGAAAAATTTATTTCTGCTGGCGTAGACTGGATAAGCTTTCATATTGAAGTGGCGAAAAATCCAAAACAAGTAATCAATCTTGTAAAAAGTAGTAGACTTAAAGTTGGGCTTGCTATAAATCCACCAACTCCATTGGAATCAATTATAAATTGGGTTAATGATGTAGATTTCATCCTTGTAATGACAGTAAATCCTGGCTTTGGTGGTCAAGAATTTATATCTGAACCTCTTGAGAAAGTAAAAGCCCTAAGTAAAATGGGCGTAATGGTAGAGGTAGATGGCGGAGTCAACTTAAGCAATGTCTCTAAAGTAGCCGATGCAGGTGCGTCCACTATTGTAAGTGGGGCTGGCGTATTTAATACTAAAGACCCTGGCACTACCTTAAAGAAGTTAAAATCTATTGCCAATGGCACGCAAATGTGAAATATGTAGTAAAAGGGGGCTTTACGGTTCAAGTATAAGTCACTCACACCGTGTTACAAAGCGTAGACAGTTTCCCAATCTTCATACTGTAAGGACTAAAGTTGGTGGGAAAGTCAAAAGGATACTAATTTGTACCCGGTGTCTAAGGTCTGGTAAAGTAGAAGTTGTGTAAAATAGTTTAGCTTTACTGAGAAATCCAAAGTCCAAATTTCAAGATTGTTCCCAAAAGTATAGCTTAAATTCACCGTCTATTAACTTTCCATAAGAGAAATGGTGTTTCCAGTCCCCGAGCATCAAGAACTGTTTATTTTTATAACTTATGTGTTTAGGTAAGTGTATGTGTCCTAAAATAACAGCATCAAACCCTTGTTCAAACTTTTGGCAAGCAAATTTATATAGATACTTCCATCTCATAGTTTCTTTATTTGATAGCTTTCTTGAAATTCTTGCTATCAATCTTGCTATGTTTCTTCCAATATCGGGATGTAACCAGTAAAAAATGAAATTACTTAATCTATTTCTGAGTACAAATCTCATTAGGTCAAATGAATAAATTTCATCTCCGTGTGCAATAAAAACTCTTTTTCCTTGTAGCATAAGTTCTACTGGTTTTTTATAAACGCTTATATTGAGCTCTTTTGTAAAAAAGTCACCTACCCAAAAATCATGGTTCCCAATTATATAATAAATTTTAACTCCTGTTTTTCTAAGTGAACTTAGTGCACATAGAATATTAAAGTAAACTTTTGGTATTTGTGTTTTGTATTCAAAATAGAAGTCAAAAAGGTCACCTACAATAAAAAGCGAGTCGCATTTTCCTTTGATGTACTCTATAAACTCAAGAAATTTACATAGCTTAGTTGATTCACTGTCAGCTTCTTCAAAATGTTGGTCAGATATAAAATACACTGGCATATATTCTAAAAATTCCAAATCTCAAGCATCAAATTCCAAATAAATCCCAATGTTCAAACTCCAATTTTCAAAATATCATCTGCTTTGTCAGTTCAGGGGAACTGACCTAATTACTTTCTTGCGACTAAATAATTACTCTGAACATTCTGCTTTTCTCACAGTTTCTGCTATGACTTCTTCAATCCTTTTTTTCATATTGTCTACATTAAAACATTTGTCTACTCTTTCTCTTCCTTTCTCACCCATTGATTTAGCCTTTTCCTTATCCATAAGTAAACTAATTACAGCTTCAGCAATCGGTTCTGTTTCCCCTGGTGGTACTAAAATTCCAGTTACTCCATTTTCGACAATCTCCGGTATAGCTCCATTGTTTGATGCTACCACCGGTTTACCAAGTGCTCCAGCCTCTATAAGAACACGTCCAAATGGTTCTGGTAGAATTGGTGTATGAACTAGTACATTTAATTTTGCTATATAAGGTAAGGCTGGAATTTTCTCGCCGATAAATTGTATTTTGTCGCTCATCCCTAATTTGTGAGAAAGTTCTTTAAGTTCTTCCAAATACTTGTAATCACCAAAAATTGGGCCTCCCACTATTATGAAATTAGCCTCCTCGATTTTCTTACTTATTATATCAGCAGCTTTAATAAAATATTCTATCCCCTTCCATTTAGCGATTTGCCCCACATATCCAACTATAGGGACCGCTGATTCACACCTTGTTTCTGTATAAGGCTCGACTCTTATCCCGGGGTAAACAACTTTAACCTTACTCCTCATTGGAAACTTTTCTGCTACTGCACGAGAGTCCGCTATTATTCGTGTAGAAAGTAAGTAAAGAATCCACAACCATATTTTTGTAATTATATTTCTTGGTAGTATATCTCTAAAATGGCAAATACTTGGTATCCTTGCAAGTCTTGCTGCAATAACTCCTATAATATGTGCTTTTTGAGTATTAGTGTATACAACACAAGGATTCTCTTTTCTCAACAGTTTAAAAAACCGAAATATTAGAGTAGGTAGGTTATAAATATCTGATAATGAAAGTGGACTCTCCCTTTTTCTCATTATGATTCTCAAAGGCATAGGAAATGTTATGCATTTTATTCCTACAGCTTCAAGTTGTGTTACCAAAATTGTCTTATTACTTGGGCTTACAAATACTGGTTTAAATTTAATTCTGCATATTATATCCTTTAAGCTATGTTCAGCTCCCCCAAATTGTGTAGAGTGGTCAAAAAATAAGACTTTACAGGATCGGTAGGTCCTTTTTGATTTCATACTGAGTAACCTGAGCTCTATACTCTGTCCACACTCTTTCTTTGTTCTCTATAAGTGTCCAAAACACATGTTCACCCAGTGTCTTTTTCAGCAATTTAGACTTTCTAGCATGAGCAATTGCTTCACCCAGGCTCTCAGGGAGGCACTTAATTCCTTCCGTTTCTCTCTCTTTAACGGTCAAGTGATAAATATCTTTTTCAACTGGTGACGGCAATTTGTATTTTTTTCGTATGCCTTCAACTCCTGCTTGCAGCATCACTGCGAAAGCCAAGTACGGATTACAAGCTGGGTCTGGTGCCCTATACTCCACTCTATCAGCTATTTCTCTTCCTGGAGGATGTGCTGGTACTCTTACAAGTGTAGACCGATTCTTCTTTGCCCATGAGATATAGACTGGAGCCTCATACCCTGGCACCAATCGTTTATAAGAGTTTTCCCACTGGTTTGTAACGAGTGTTATTTCCTCTGCATGTTTGAGTAACCCTGCAATAAATTGGTCGCCAATTTTTGAATTCATAATATTTTTGTTTCCCTTAAACAACGAAAGGTGTACATGCATCCCTGACCCTGTCACTCCAAATATTGGTTTTGGCATAAATGTAGCATAGACACCACTCCTTTGGGCTATTTCTTTAACTACGAGTTTATATGTCATTGTATAATCAGCCATTTTAAGTGCCTCTTGATATGCGAGGTCTATTTCATGCTGTGATGGGGCAACTTCGTGATGCGATGCTTCCACAGAGATGCCTAACTCCTCGAGTGCTAAAATAGTTTGCATTCTTAGCTCATCGCCAATATCTGGAGGTGTAAGGTCAAAGTAACTCGAGAAATCAAGTGTTTGAGTCTCTGTTGATGCCTTGAAATAGAAGTATTCAAGTTCTGGTCCTACATAACAAGTAAACCCAAGTTTTTTAATTTCATCAAGATTCCTTTTAAGTATATATCTCGGGTCACCTTCATAAGGAGTTAAATCTGGCAGTAAAATATCACAAAACATCCTTGCCTCTCTTTGCTCTGGAGTGCTCCATGGCAGTATTCCAAATGTATTAGGGTCAGGCTTAGCTACCATATCAGACTCGTAAATCCTTGTAAAGCCCTCAATTGAGGAGCCATCAAAACTTTTACCGTCCTCTAATGCACTATCAAGTTGTGTAACTGGTATGGTAACACTCTTTAAATTGCCTATTATATCAGTAAACCACAGTTGGATAAATTTTATTTTCTTAGCCTGAGCAAGTTTTAAGATTTCTTTTTTATCCATTATATAAATATAAACGAATTATACGAACAATGGTATTCAAATTTTATTTTCTATTATTCTCAATGTCAAGAAAAATCTTGACCTCGTTTGTTTTTATGTTATATTAAAGAACTAATGATTAAGGGTGTATTTTTTGACTTTTGGGAGACTTTAGTTGTTTTTAATGGTGAATCTGCTCTAAATGAGATGCGACTCAAGAGGGTAGATGGGTTTAGGGATACATTACTCCATTATAACTATAATTTTAGCAAAGAAGCAGTTTGGAAAGCTCTTGAATCAGTTCGTTTATACTGTGGTGAGCTTCGTGAGAAGACCAATAAGGAATTCAGTTCTAAAGAAGTGATAAAGATGGTGCTACAGAAACTAAGTGTTAAATTGACAGCTGAACTTTGCAATAAAATCTTAGAAATCTACTCAAATTCAATTTTATCAATGGATTTGACTCTACGAGCAAAAGTGGATAAGATATTAGCTATCCTTAAGCAAAAAGGACTCAAAATTGGTTTAATTTCAAACACTGAACATGGAGCAATTGAACGATATCTTCTTAAAAGATTTAATATTGGCCAATATTTTGACTCACTGACTTTTTCCTGTGATGTAGGAGTGAGAAAGCCGAGAGTTGAAATATTCAATGAAGCCCTAAAATCATTAAACCTAACCCCTACTGAATCTGTCCATATCGGTGACTGGCCTGAGATAGATATTTTAGGTGCTAAGCGTGCCGGTTTAGGTACAATTTATTTAAAAGTAAAAGATAGACCTTATTCAGAAGAGTTACCTTTACCCGACGCTGTAATAGAAGACATTGCTCAGGTTCCAATAGTTTTGGATAAAGTATTTATATGAATAAATTTCAAAGTTCAAACTCCAAATGTCAAATGAATGCCAAAGCTCGAATACCAAATGAATAAGAATAAGGTGGGTATGGAGTTTATTGTTGTATATACAACTTTTCCTCACCGTAGACATGCAAGGAGATTAGCTAAAAAATTGGTCAAAGAAAAGCTTGTCGCCTGTGCTAATATTTTTAAAATTGACTCTTTATACGAATGGAAAGGTAAGTTAGAGGAAACTCGTGAATACGGTATATTCTTGAAGACACGTGCCGACCTATACTCTTATGTAGAATCGCAAATAAGGGCTAATCATCCATATGAACTGCCATGTGTAATTTCGTGGAAGCTTGATTATGGGTCTAAAGAGTTTCTAAACTGGATATCTAAAAATGCGTCTTATAAAGCATCCGATAGTAGAGTTCAAAAGAGGCAAAAAAGTTAAGTTTTATTTTGAAGCCAAAGAACTCGAAGCTTATGAAGGTGAGACTGTGGCTTCTGCTCTTATAGCCTCTGGAGTAAAGATATTTAGATACAGTAAACACTATAAACGACCATTAGGCTTCTTTTGTGCAATTGGTAAATGTTCAAGTTGTCTTATGGAGATTAATGGTGTTCCTAATCAAATGACTTGTATGAGATTAGTAGAAGAAGGTATGAAAGTGAGACGGCAAGCAGATAAGAAATGACGAAAATCCGAATGACAAATGACGACGGAATTAATTAAGAATTTTTGTATTAACAGGTAGATTTTAGTGATTATATTAGGACTGTAGGAGAGAATGATGAGAGGCATCGTAGAATTTCAACTAAAGAATTAGGAGGAATACCATGGCAAAAAAGACACAAAAAAGGAGGATAGAGTGATGAAACTATTTCCCATTATTCTTTGTGCATTCTTTGTTGGCTGTGCTACACCTTTTACCAGAGAGACCTAAATTAGATTGGATGAATGCCGAATTAACTAAAGTTGGTATTTATAATAAAAATGTGCAAAAGCAAGTTACTGCTTGGGCTGGAGTTAGAAATAGTGCAGCACACGGGAAGCCAAATGAGTTTACAAAAGCTCAAGTGAAAGATATGATTAGTGGGGTAGTTAATTTTAATGCCACTTATTAAAAGTAGTATCGTCTCTATTTTGAGGCTCTTAAGGAATTAGATAAATGAAAAGTTCTGACAAGCAGCGTAAGAGTATTCAGTTGAAGGGATACGATTATTCGCAATCTAGGGCATATTTTGTAACAGTTTGCATTCACAACAAAGAATGTTTATTAGGTAATATAGCGGATGGGCAAATGCAGCTTAATGAATATGGTCATATAGTTGTAGAATGTTGGAACACTATTTCCGACCATTTTAACAATGTGCAATTAGATGGGTCTGTTATGATGCCGAACCATATTCATGGGATATTGATGATTGTGGATAATTGTAGGGACACACCATGCCATGTCTCTACAGGAGAACAATTTGGTAAGCCGACAAGAGGGTCCTTACCTACTATTATTCGGTCATTCAAATCAGTTGTAACCAAACGAATTAATGAAATGAGAAATATATCCTGTATTCCAATATGGCAATCTAGATATTATGAACACATTATACGAAATGAAAAATCATTAAACAAGATTAGAGAATATATAATATATATTGAATAATCCATTGAAATGGGAATTGGATATAGAAAATCCATACAGAAAAAAGATTATAAAAGTTTCACTGATTATTTAAAGGAATAATTAAAATGAAAACTGATATCCTTGTGATAGGGGGTGGTCCTGCTGGCTTATCTGCTGCTATAACTGCAAAAAGTTTAGGTACTGATGTCATTGTAGTGGATGAGAACCCTAAAATAGGTGGTCAGCTGATAAAGCAGACACATAAGTTTTTTGGCTCAAAGCAACACTGGTGTGGTGTTAGGGGAATTGATATTGCTACAATACTTATGAGACTTGTAGAAGAAAGTGGGATAAAAGTGTTCCCCAATGCCTCTGCTATAGGGATTTATAATGAAAATGGCAAGAAAATTGTTGGAGTAGTACTGAACAATGCTCTTGTGCCTATAGAGGCGGATGGCATAATTGTAGCTACAGGGGCACAGGAGAATATGCTTAATTTTGTAAATAACGATTTACCTGGAGTCTATGGTGCAGGTGCAGTCCAGACACTTGTAAATGTCTACGGTGTCCCACCTGGTGAGAGAGTTTTGATGATAGGGTCAGGCAATATTGGGCTCATTGTGAGTTATCAGCTGATGCAAGCCGGAATCCAGGTGATAGGAATAGTAGAGGCTATGCCTTATATTGGTGGCTATTTGGTTCATGCGTCAAAAGTCAGGCGGCTTGGTATCCCAATTTATACTTCACATACAATAAAGGAGGCGATTGGGACTGATGAAGTTGTTGGTGCAGTGATTGTAGAGTTAGATTCTGACTGGAATGAAATTGCGGGGACTGAAAAGAGATTGGACTGTGATGTAATCTGTCTTGCTGTCGGGTTGACTCCATCAGCTGAACTCTTGTGGCAAGCTGGTTGTGATATGGTCTACATTTCGGAATTAGGTGGCTATGTTCCTTGGCATAATAAAGAGCTACAGACGAGTATTCACAGAATTTATGTAGCTGGTGATACATCAGGTATAGAGGAGGCAGTCACTGCTATACTTGAGGGTCGTATTGCCGGTGCTGCTTGTGCATACGAAATAGCTGGAGTAAAAGAGGCTAAAGAAATTATAAAGCAAAATCTTCATGAATTAAGAGAGTTTAGAAAAGGACCATTTGGAGAGAAGGCGAGGGTGGAGAAAGAGAAATTGAAAATGACGAAATCCGAATGTCAAATGACAAACTTACTTTAAAACTTTGTCTGGTGGTAAGGATAGCTTACAAGCTTGTTCTGAGTTGGGTAAGTCCTCAAGTAATTCTTTAACTGTCTTTTTAAGTATAGGATGTATTAAGTCTGGTACTATCTCAGATAATGGCAGGAGTACAAATTTTCTTTGCTGTATGTGTGGGTGTGGGATTATAAGGTTTGGGTCGTTTATAATGAGACTGTCATAAAATAATATATCTAAATCTATGGTTCGTGGTCCAAATCTTTTTGTTCTTTTTCTCTTGAGCTCAGTTTCAATTTGGGAGAGTTTATTTAGTAGTTTGTATGGTGATAGTTTGGTCTTTACTAAAACAACACAATTTAAGAACAGCGGCTGATTTTTCTCTCCTCCACAGGATTCTGCGAACCACGGCTCTGTCTCCCATATAGAAGACATTTTTATTATCTCTCCCATTTGAGATAACTTTTTGATAGCTAATTTAATATTTGTAAGCCTATCCCCAAGATTAGAGCCTATTCCTAAATATACTGATGCCATAGTATAATTATATCAAATCAAAAATCAAATGTCAAAAATATAACAGGAATTGGAGTAGAATTTAAGAGATAGAAAATAAGCCCTTTGATGAGATTCTTCGTTTTGCTCAGAATGACAGAGAAAAGGTATATGTGTTGTAGAGAATGAAAAATTGTTTGACAATAGATGTGTTACAATATATTATTTAGCTAATGAAGGCACAGGAACTTAGGGAAACATTTTTGAATTTTTTTAAAGACCGCGGTCATACGGTAGTGGGTTCATCTGGTCTTGTCCCAAGAGGTGACCCAACCCTCTTATTTACGAGTGCAGGTATGGTTCAGTTTAAGAAGTTATGGTCGGGTGAGTCACCGATTTCATACCGTCGTGCAGTTAGTATTCAGAAATGTTTGAGGGCGAGCGACCTTGATGAGGTGGGGAGGAGGGTCAAGTATAACACATTCTTTGAGATGTTGGGCAACTTTTCGTTTGGTGATTACTTTAAGCTTGACGCAATCAAATGGGCGTGGGAGTTTATGACGAAAGTGTTGAAGTTGTCCGAAGATAAATTGTATGTGTCGGTTCTGAGTGATGACACTGAAGCATATAAGATTTGGCGTGATGAGGTTGATATAGATAACAAAAAGATATTTAAGTTAGGTAAGGATGACAATTTTTGGCTTCCTGCTGGTGGCACTGGTGCTTGTGGACCATGTTCTGAAATATTTTATGACCTTAGTGAGGATGTAGGGTGCGGCAAACCTGACTGTAGACCAGGCTGTAAATGTGACCGATTTCCTGAAGTTTGGAACCTTGTTTTCCCTCAGTATGATTCACAGCCTGATGGCACTCTTAAGCCGCTTAAGAATAGGGGTATTGATACTGGAATGGGACTTGAGCGTCTTCTTATGGTGGTTCAGGGTAAGAAGTCGCTGTTTGAGACTGACCTGTTCAATCCAATTGTTGATGAGGTATGTAAAATTTGTGATGTAAAATATGAGGAGAATAAAGTATCTATAAATATAATTGCAGACCACATAAGGGCACTGACATTTGCGGTTGCTGAAGGTGTATATCCTTCTAATGTAAGCAGGGGCTACCTTTTACGTCGTCTTTTACGTCGTGCTCAAAGGGAGATGTATGAGTTTGGTGTAAAGAAGCCGTTCCTTTATAAACTTGTGCCCATAGTAGCAGATGTGATGCGTGACTGTTATCCTGAGCTTGTCTCTCGCAGAGAGAGTGTAGCATTGATTATAAAGTCAGAAGAAGAAAGCTTCTTGCGTACACTTGGGCAAGGGCTTGTAGTCTTTAACGAAGTCCTTTCTGGGCTCAAGTCACGCACAAT contains:
- the rpe gene encoding ribulose-phosphate 3-epimerase, encoding MVQIAPSLLSCDFSCLEHEIRTVEVAGADLLHLDVMDGHFVPNLTFGPVVIKGIRKLTSLPLDAHLMVETPERWVEKFISAGVDWISFHIEVAKNPKQVINLVKSSRLKVGLAINPPTPLESIINWVNDVDFILVMTVNPGFGGQEFISEPLEKVKALSKMGVMVEVDGGVNLSNVSKVADAGASTIVSGAGVFNTKDPGTTLKKLKSIANGTQM
- the rpmB gene encoding 50S ribosomal protein L28, with protein sequence MARKCEICSKRGLYGSSISHSHRVTKRRQFPNLHTVRTKVGGKVKRILICTRCLRSGKVEVV
- a CDS encoding UDP-2,3-diacylglucosamine diphosphatase translates to MPVYFISDQHFEEADSESTKLCKFLEFIEYIKGKCDSLFIVGDLFDFYFEYKTQIPKVYFNILCALSSLRKTGVKIYYIIGNHDFWVGDFFTKELNISVYKKPVELMLQGKRVFIAHGDEIYSFDLMRFVLRNRLSNFIFYWLHPDIGRNIARLIARISRKLSNKETMRWKYLYKFACQKFEQGFDAVILGHIHLPKHISYKNKQFLMLGDWKHHFSYGKLIDGEFKLYFWEQS
- a CDS encoding glycosyltransferase, producing the protein MKSKRTYRSCKVLFFDHSTQFGGAEHSLKDIICRIKFKPVFVSPSNKTILVTQLEAVGIKCITFPMPLRIIMRKRESPLSLSDIYNLPTLIFRFFKLLRKENPCVVYTNTQKAHIIGVIAARLARIPSICHFRDILPRNIITKIWLWILYLLSTRIIADSRAVAEKFPMRSKVKVVYPGIRVEPYTETRCESAVPIVGYVGQIAKWKGIEYFIKAADIISKKIEEANFIIVGGPIFGDYKYLEELKELSHKLGMSDKIQFIGEKIPALPYIAKLNVLVHTPILPEPFGRVLIEAGALGKPVVASNNGAIPEIVENGVTGILVPPGETEPIAEAVISLLMDKEKAKSMGEKGRERVDKCFNVDNMKKRIEEVIAETVRKAECSE
- a CDS encoding glutamine synthetase family protein, with the translated sequence MDKKEILKLAQAKKIKFIQLWFTDIIGNLKSVTIPVTQLDSALEDGKSFDGSSIEGFTRIYESDMVAKPDPNTFGILPWSTPEQREARMFCDILLPDLTPYEGDPRYILKRNLDEIKKLGFTCYVGPELEYFYFKASTETQTLDFSSYFDLTPPDIGDELRMQTILALEELGISVEASHHEVAPSQHEIDLAYQEALKMADYTMTYKLVVKEIAQRSGVYATFMPKPIFGVTGSGMHVHLSLFKGNKNIMNSKIGDQFIAGLLKHAEEITLVTNQWENSYKRLVPGYEAPVYISWAKKNRSTLVRVPAHPPGREIADRVEYRAPDPACNPYLAFAVMLQAGVEGIRKKYKLPSPVEKDIYHLTVKERETEGIKCLPESLGEAIAHARKSKLLKKTLGEHVFWTLIENKERVWTEYRAQVTQYEIKKDLPIL
- a CDS encoding HAD family hydrolase encodes the protein MIKGVFFDFWETLVVFNGESALNEMRLKRVDGFRDTLLHYNYNFSKEAVWKALESVRLYCGELREKTNKEFSSKEVIKMVLQKLSVKLTAELCNKILEIYSNSILSMDLTLRAKVDKILAILKQKGLKIGLISNTEHGAIERYLLKRFNIGQYFDSLTFSCDVGVRKPRVEIFNEALKSLNLTPTESVHIGDWPEIDILGAKRAGLGTIYLKVKDRPYSEELPLPDAVIEDIAQVPIVLDKVFI
- the cutA gene encoding divalent-cation tolerance protein CutA translates to MNKNKVGMEFIVVYTTFPHRRHARRLAKKLVKEKLVACANIFKIDSLYEWKGKLEETREYGIFLKTRADLYSYVESQIRANHPYELPCVISWKLDYGSKEFLNWISKNASYKASDSRVQKRQKS
- a CDS encoding (2Fe-2S)-binding protein — protein: MRLIKHPIVEFKRGKKVKFYFEAKELEAYEGETVASALIASGVKIFRYSKHYKRPLGFFCAIGKCSSCLMEINGVPNQMTCMRLVEEGMKVRRQADKK
- a CDS encoding transposase, with translation MKSSDKQRKSIQLKGYDYSQSRAYFVTVCIHNKECLLGNIADGQMQLNEYGHIVVECWNTISDHFNNVQLDGSVMMPNHIHGILMIVDNCRDTPCHVSTGEQFGKPTRGSLPTIIRSFKSVVTKRINEMRNISCIPIWQSRYYEHIIRNEKSLNKIREYIIYIE
- a CDS encoding NAD(P)/FAD-dependent oxidoreductase, which produces MKTDILVIGGGPAGLSAAITAKSLGTDVIVVDENPKIGGQLIKQTHKFFGSKQHWCGVRGIDIATILMRLVEESGIKVFPNASAIGIYNENGKKIVGVVLNNALVPIEADGIIVATGAQENMLNFVNNDLPGVYGAGAVQTLVNVYGVPPGERVLMIGSGNIGLIVSYQLMQAGIQVIGIVEAMPYIGGYLVHASKVRRLGIPIYTSHTIKEAIGTDEVVGAVIVELDSDWNEIAGTEKRLDCDVICLAVGLTPSAELLWQAGCDMVYISELGGYVPWHNKELQTSIHRIYVAGDTSGIEEAVTAILEGRIAGAACAYEIAGVKEAKEIIKQNLHELREFRKGPFGEKARVEKEKLKMTKSECQMTNLL
- the folK gene encoding 2-amino-4-hydroxy-6-hydroxymethyldihydropteridine diphosphokinase, whose protein sequence is MASVYLGIGSNLGDRLTNIKLAIKKLSQMGEIIKMSSIWETEPWFAESCGGEKNQPLFLNCVVLVKTKLSPYKLLNKLSQIETELKRKRTKRFGPRTIDLDILFYDSLIINDPNLIIPHPHIQQRKFVLLPLSEIVPDLIHPILKKTVKELLEDLPNSEQACKLSLPPDKVLK